A genomic segment from Stappia indica encodes:
- a CDS encoding DUF3800 domain-containing protein: MSWTLFIDESGQDRRSSPYEVLAGVAIEDFKLWRLIKALSQAQKRHFGINLFEAYENEAKATKLLKRKVFKHAAQLDLLPQEERTRLALEILQDGDRATRLNLTALAQAKLTYVHEALRLTREANAVAFASIVPQVAPRPRLDGLRKDYAYLFERFFHFLNTKEDRQMGYLVFDELDKSSCHLLLEQVSRYFTRTQNGRTRSRLIIPEPFFVHSDLTTMIQVADLIAYIISWGIRFQNMNEPSRQELRPFAEEVMRLRYTHRSQKGYDTFGFKLINDLRARNELQP; the protein is encoded by the coding sequence ATGAGTTGGACGCTTTTTATTGATGAATCTGGACAGGATCGAAGAAGTTCTCCATACGAGGTCCTCGCCGGGGTCGCCATCGAGGACTTCAAGCTATGGCGGCTAATTAAGGCTCTATCACAAGCGCAAAAGCGGCATTTTGGAATCAACCTTTTCGAAGCATATGAGAATGAAGCGAAAGCTACAAAGTTACTCAAGAGAAAGGTATTCAAACATGCGGCACAATTAGATTTATTGCCTCAAGAGGAACGCACAAGGTTGGCTTTAGAGATACTACAGGATGGAGATCGCGCAACTCGCCTAAACCTAACAGCGCTGGCTCAAGCTAAATTAACCTACGTACATGAGGCTTTGCGCCTCACTCGCGAGGCAAATGCAGTCGCTTTCGCATCAATTGTGCCTCAAGTGGCACCTCGACCACGCTTGGATGGACTCCGAAAGGACTATGCTTACCTGTTTGAACGCTTCTTTCATTTTCTAAACACGAAAGAAGATAGGCAGATGGGGTATCTCGTCTTCGATGAATTAGACAAGAGTTCCTGTCATCTACTGCTCGAGCAGGTATCGCGCTATTTTACGCGAACACAAAATGGACGAACTCGGTCACGCCTCATCATTCCCGAGCCATTTTTCGTACACAGCGACCTAACAACCATGATTCAGGTCGCCGACCTGATCGCTTATATTATCAGTTGGGGTATCCGCTTTCAGAATATGAACGAACCATCGCGCCAAGAGCTTAGGCCATTTGCGGAGGAGGTAATGCGCTTGCGGTATACCCACCGAAGTCAGAAGGGATATGACACATTCGGCTTCAAGCTGATCAATGACCTTCGCGCGCGAAATGAGTTGCAACCATAA
- a CDS encoding DUF1013 domain-containing protein, producing the protein MATTPLMPKATAVWLVDNTSLSFDQIADFCRLHPLEVKAIADGEAAQGIKGLDPVMTGQLTREEIEKAQGDTGYRLKLQEPKTRVPESKRKGPRYTPVSRRQDRPNAILWLVRNHPELKDSQIMRMVGTTKPTILAIRERTHWNSNNLTPMDPVTLGLCSQIELDMEVEKASKNLPPRPEGEHYEETLLPVDETTSEDAMAAAFARPAPSQPKDEEIDAAAVFAKLNSLKGKPRDEDEDDY; encoded by the coding sequence ATGGCGACAACTCCCTTGATGCCCAAGGCGACGGCCGTGTGGCTCGTGGACAACACGTCTCTCAGCTTCGACCAGATTGCCGATTTCTGCAGGCTCCACCCGCTCGAGGTGAAGGCGATTGCCGATGGCGAGGCCGCCCAGGGCATCAAGGGCCTCGATCCGGTGATGACCGGCCAGCTCACCCGCGAGGAGATCGAGAAGGCACAGGGCGACACGGGTTACCGGCTGAAGCTGCAGGAGCCGAAGACCCGCGTGCCGGAGAGCAAGCGCAAGGGACCGCGCTACACGCCGGTCTCGCGCCGCCAGGATCGCCCGAACGCGATCCTGTGGCTGGTGCGCAACCACCCGGAGCTGAAGGATTCGCAGATCATGCGCATGGTCGGCACGACCAAGCCGACGATCCTGGCGATCCGCGAGCGCACCCACTGGAACTCCAACAACCTGACCCCGATGGATCCGGTGACGCTCGGCCTGTGCAGCCAGATCGAGCTCGACATGGAAGTCGAGAAGGCCTCGAAGAACCTGCCGCCGCGTCCCGAGGGCGAGCACTACGAGGAGACGCTGCTGCCGGTCGACGAGACCACCTCGGAGGACGCGATGGCAGCCGCCTTCGCCCGTCCCGCTCCCTCGCAGCCGAAGGACGAGGAAATCGACGCCGCCGCGGTGTTCGCCAAGCTCAACTCGCTCAAGGGCAAGCCCCGCGACGAGGACGAGGACGACTATTAA